From the Diceros bicornis minor isolate mBicDic1 chromosome 19, mDicBic1.mat.cur, whole genome shotgun sequence genome, one window contains:
- the DEFB115 gene encoding beta-defensin 115 encodes MLLDHSSPLSGYSKLLFLALAVLVVLAQASPDGWVKKCSYRIGRCRKSCKSNEKKKEKCGARKLCCIPAVRRKTSYLFKKQETPYKAMASPLAGKVLLANQT; translated from the exons ATGCTGCTGGATCATTCCTCGCCTCTCTCAGGGTACAGTAAACTCTTGTTCCTGGCCTTAGCTGTCCTTGTGGTCCTGGCTCAGGCTTCCCCAG ATGGGTGGGTCAAAAAGTGCAGTTATAGAATTGGCAGATGCAGGAAATCTTGCAAATCaaatgagaagaagaaagaaaaatgtggggCAAGAAAACTTTGCTGCATCCCCGCAGTAAGGCGTAAGACATCATACCTTTTCAAGAAACAAGAGACGCCGTATAAGGCTATG gCTTCCCCTCTCGCTGGGAAGGTTCTTCTTGCAAACCAGACTTAA